Proteins from a genomic interval of Epinephelus fuscoguttatus linkage group LG16, E.fuscoguttatus.final_Chr_v1:
- the LOC125903165 gene encoding cone cGMP-specific 3',5'-cyclic phosphodiesterase subunit alpha'-like — translation MADKDTVEKFLDNNPQVAKEYYEKKVKADVITAAFNNQVQVKDPSSYKDVTTIQEAEFIFELIKEMQSNTVMEKTLHKVLQRIALLVQADRCSYFSYRARNGTPELTTVLFDVSHNSPFEKNLVNPSVEIVFPTDMGIVGWTAHSKKPQNVPDVKKDSHFSDFVDKQTKYTTKCMMTAPLLSGKEPIGVVMALNKQGANEFSKSDQELFNKYINFASVVALQAYTSCMWDVESRRSQVLLWSASKVFEELTDIERQFHKALYTVRTYIKCERYSVGLLDMTKEKEFFDEWPIKLGEQEPYKGPKTPDGREINFYKIIDYLLEGKEEIKVIPGPPADHWALVSGLPSYVAENGFICNMMNAPGDDYFAFQKEAVDESGWRIKNVLSLPIVNKKEEIVGVATFFNRHDGKPFDENDEQITEALTQFLGWSTLNSDTYDKLNRTEWRKDVAQEMLMYQTMATPSDVQTILKTQDKFGSAPEDCDQKEMYKLLRASIPDAKNVELFEFRFSDFPLSEFELIQCGIRCFFELGVVEKFKVPAEILTRWMYTVRRGYRDITYHNWRHGFNVGQTMFTLLLTGKLKKYYSDLEAFAMVAAGFCHDIDHRGTNNLYQTKSLSPLAKLHSSSVMERHHLEYSKTLMENENLNIFQNLQKRQFETVQHLFEVCIIATDLALYFKKRTMFQKIVEHVEGIPEEKERVDYISNNPTRKEIIMAMMMTACDLSAITKPWEVQSKVALMVAAEFWEQGDLERTVLEQQPIPMMDRNHADELPKMQCGFIDFVCAFVYKEFARFHKEITPMFDGLNNNRGEWKALADVREAKLKAIEDEKKKLEGGGEQETGKSKTCAIC, via the exons ATGGCAGACAAAGACACTGTAGAGAAGTTTCTTGATAACAACCCACAGGTTGCGAAGGAGTACTACGAAAAGAAAGTAAAGGCAGATGTCATCACTGCTGCCTTCAACAACCAGGTCCAGGTCAAGGACCCATCCTCTTACAAGGATGTCACCACCATCCAAGAGGCCGAGTTCATTTTCGAGCTCATAAAGGAGATGCAGTCCAACACAGTGATGGAGAAAACCCTGCATAAAGTTCTGCAGAGGATTGCTCTGCTGGTCCAGGCTGATCGCTGCAGCTACTTTAGCTACAGGGCTCGTAATGGGACACCTGAGCTGACCACGGTCCtctttgatgtgtcacacaatTCTCCATTTGAGAAGAATTTAGTGAATCCCAGTGTAGAGATTGTTTTTCCAACCGACATGGGGATTGTTGGCTGGACAGCGCACTCCAAGAAGCCACAGAACGTTCCTGATGTTAAGAAG GACTCACATTTCAGCGACTTTGTGGATAAACAGACCAAATACACCACTAAATGCATGATGACTGCTCCCCTTCTGTCTGGAAAGGAACCCATCGGTGTTGTCATGGCACTCAACAAACAAGGGGCTAATGAATTTTCAAAGAGCGATCAGGAG CTCTTCAACAAATATATAAACTTTGCCTCTGTGGTTGCTCTCCAAGCCTACACTTCTTGCATGTGGGATGTAGAGTCCAGGAGAAGCCAG GTGCTGCTGTGGTCAGCAAGCAAAGTTTTTGAAGAGTTGACGGATATTGAGAGGCAGTTTCACAAAGCCTTGTATACAGTGAGGACATACATCAAGTGTGAGAGATACTCTGTGGGACTCCTGGACATGACCAAAGAAAAG GAATTCTTTGATGAGTGGCCAATCAAACTTGGAGAACAGGAGCCATACAAAGGCCCCAAGACACCTGATGGCAGA GAAATCAACTTCTACAAGATTATTGACTACTTGCTGGAAGGCAAAGAGGAGATTAAAGTTATCCC CGGCCCTCCTGCCGACCACTGGGCTCTGGTCAGTGGACTCCCATCATATGTGGCTGAGAATGGATTT ATCTGCAACATGATGAATGCTCCAGGAGATGACTACTTCGCATTTCAG AAAGAAGCAGTGGATGAGAGTGGATGGAGGATTAAGAACGTCCTCTCCCTCCCCATCGTCAACAAGAAGGAGGAAATTGTTGGTGTTGCCACTTTCTTCAACAGACATGATGGCAAACCATTTGATGAGAACGATGAACAAATTACAGAA GCTCTGACCCAGTTCCTTGGGTGGTCCACTCTGAACAGTGACACATACGACAAACtgaacaggacagagtggaGGAAAGATGTAGCTCAGGAGATGCTCATGTACCAGACAATGGCCACACCAAGTGATGTGCAGACCATTCTG AAAACTCAAGACAAGTTTGGCTCTGCACCAGAGGACTGTGACCAGAAGGAGATGTACAAACTGTTG AGAGCCAGCATCCCTGATGCCAAGAATGTGGAGCTGTTTGAGTTCCGCTTCAGTGACTTCCCCTTGTCAGAGTTCGAACTCATCCAGTGTGGCATCCGTTGCTTCTTTGAGTTGGGGGTGGTAGAGAAGTTCAAAGTCCCAGCCGAG atcCTGACACGATGGATGTACACCGTTCGCAGGGGATACCGTGACATCACCTACCACAACTGGAGGCACGGCTTCAACGTTGGACAAACCATGTTCACTCTGCTGCTA ACAGGTAAACTGAAGAAGTATTACTCCGATCTCGAGGCCTTTGCCATGGTAGCTGCCGGATTCTGCCATGATATTGACCACAGAGGAACCAACAATCTCTACCAGACAAA GAGTTTATCCCCACTGGCTAAACTGCACAGCTCCTCAGTTATGGAGCGGCATCATCTTGAGTACAGTAAGACGCTGATGGAGAATGAG AATCTGAACATCTTCCAAAACCTTCAGAAGCGTCAGTTTGAGACAGTGCAGCATCTGTTTGAAGTCTGCATCATTGCCACTGATCTCGCCCTCTATTTCAA GAAGAGAACAATGTTCCAAAAAATTGTTGAACATGTGGAGGGGATaccagaggagaaagagagggttgACTACATCTCCAACAATCCAACCAGGAAGGAAATTATCAT GGCGATGATGATGACAGCTTGTGATCTGTCGGCCATTACAAAACCATGGGAGGTTCAGAGCAAG GTTGCTCTAATGGTGGCAGCAGAATTTTGGGAGCAGGGAGACCTTGAAAGGACGGTCCTTGAGCAGCAGCCTATT CCCATGATGGACAGAAATCACGCAGATGAGCTGCCTAAGATGCAGTGTGGTTTCATCGACTTTGTCTGCGCCTTTGTGTACAAG GAGTTCGCTCGCTTCCACAAAGAGATCACCCCCATGTTCGACGGACTGAATAACAACAGGGGTGAATGGAAAGCTCTCGCAGACGTCCGTGAGGCCAAGCTGAAGGCCATCGAAGATGAGAAGAAAAAGCTGGAAGGCGGAGGCGAACAAG AAACCGGGAAGTCGAAGACATGCGCGATCTGCTAG
- the LOC125903445 gene encoding leucine-rich glioma-inactivated protein 1-like, which translates to MENTRKMPKRSCWLCVLVVASVLLVVDSKRARQPRCPASCTCTKDNALCESAGLIPRSFPPDVISLSFVKSEFTEIPKESFIHTPALHLLLFTANNLEAINEDAFLGLPHMEYLFIENNQIKSISPHAFRGLKTLVHLSLAYNNLESLPKDLFKGLEALTKVDLRGNQFTCDCKLKWLVEWIYSTNATVDQIYCKGPASQLDKKINDLVPQSFDCITTEFASYQSLKFESISVEAFSFGNDQYVVFAQPFIGKCSFLEWDHVEMVFRNYDDIDSTSTVICKPLVIDNQLFVIVAQLFGGSHIYKRDTSANKFIKLQGIDILKIRKPNDVETFRIDGESFFVIADSSKAGSTTIYKWNGNGFYSHQSLHPWYRDTDVEYMEISSKPHLILSSSSQRPVIYQWNKSTKLFDRRTDIPEMEDVYAVKHFQVKSDLYICLTRFIGDSKVMRWDGALFRELQTMPSRGSMVFQPFSVGTWQYAILGSDYSFTQVYRWDAKKGEFVHFQEVNIQAPRAFSPVSIDNRQFLLASSFKGKTQIYEHLVIDLSN; encoded by the exons ATGGAGAATACACGCAAGATGCCCAAGAGATCGTGCTGGCTTTGCGTACTTGTAGTGGCGTCTGTTTTACTTGTAGTGGACAGCAAGAGAGCCAGGCAGCCTCGCTGTCCAGCATCATGTACATGTACCAAAGATAACGCGTTGTGCGAAAGCGCAGGACTGATCCCTCGCAGCTTTCCCCCCGATGTCATATCACT ATCATTCGTCAAGTCTGAATTCACTGAAATCCCGAAAGAGAGCTTCATCCACACGCCTGCCCTGCACCTCCT CCTCTTCACAGCCAACAACCTGGAAGCTATTAACGAAGATGCTTTCCTTGGTCTTCCTCATATGGAGTATCT GTTCATCGAAAACAACCAGATCAAGTCGATTTCACCACATGCTTTCCGCGGACTGAAAACCTTAGTGCATCT gAGTCTGGCCTACAATAATCTGGAATCTCTGCCCAAAGATTTGTTTAAGGGTCTTGAGGCCTTGACGAAAGT AGACTTGCGAGGGAATCAGTTCACCTGTGACTGTAAGCTGAAGTGGTTGGTGGAGTGGATATACAGCACCAATGCTACAGTGGATCAGATTTACTGTAAAGGCCCGGCCTCACAGCTGGACAAGAAGATCAATGACCTGGTGCCGCAATCCTTCGACTGCATCACCACAG AGTTTGCTTCCTATCAGTCCCTGAAGTTTGAATCCATATCTGTGGAGGCATTTTCTTTTGGGAATGACCAGTATGTGGTGTTTGCCCAACCCTTCATCGGGAAATGCAGCTTTCTAGAGTGGGATCACGTGGAGATGGTCTTCAGAAACTATGACGACATTGACA GCACTTCCACAGTGATCTGCAAACCTCTGGTCATTGACAACCAGCTCTTTGTCATTGTGGCTCAGCTGTTCGGTGGCTCCCACATCTATAAACGTGACACCTCTGCCAACAAATTCATCAAACTCCAAGGCATTGACATCCTCAAAATCCGCAAACCAAATGATGTTGAGACGTTTCGCATCGATGGAGAGTCCTTCTTCGTCATAGCAGACAGCTCCAAGGCTGGCTCCACCACCATCTACAAGTGGAACGGCAATGGCTTCTACTCCCACCAGTCACTCCACCCGTGGTACCGGGACACTGATGTGGAGTACATGGAGATCTCCTCCAAACCTCACCTGATCCTGTCCAGCAGCTCTCAGAGGCCGGTCATCTACCAGTGGAACAAAAGCACCAAGCTGTTTGACAGACGCACCGACATCCCAGAGATGGAGGACGTCTACGCCGTGAAGCATTTTCAGGTCAAATCCGACCTCTATATCTGTCTAACACGCTTCATCGGCGACTCCAAAGTGATGCGCTGGGATGGGGCCCTCTTTAGAGAGCTGCAGACCATGCCCTCCCGTGGCTCCATGGTGTTCCAGCCCTTCTCTGTGGGCACCTGGCAGTACGCAATCCTGGGCAGCGATTACTCTTTCACCCAGGTGTACCGCTGGGATGCAAAGAAGGGCGAGTTTGTCCATTTCCAGGAGGTGAACATCCAGGCGCCGAGGGCCTTCTCTCCAGTCTCCATAGACAACCGGCAGTTCCTGCTGGCCTCCAGTTTCAAAGGGAAAACTCAGATTTATGAGCACCTGGTCATCGATCTGAGCAATTGA